Proteins encoded together in one Carya illinoinensis cultivar Pawnee chromosome 3, C.illinoinensisPawnee_v1, whole genome shotgun sequence window:
- the LOC122303820 gene encoding homeobox-leucine zipper protein HDG2-like isoform X1, protein MPGGIMIPARNIRPMIGINGTVGGFGSSSGLTLGQPNMMEGHQLHHMLDMTQNTSESDIARIRDDDFDSATKSGSDNHEGASGDDQDQRPKKKRYHRHTQHQIQEMEAFFKECPHPDDKQRKELGRELGLEPLQVKFWFQNKRTQMKTQHERHENTALRTENEKLRADSMRYRDALSNSSCPNCGGPTAIGEMSFDEHHLRLENARLREEIDRISAIAAKYVGKPVVSYPLLSPPVPPPRPLELGVGNFGGQPGIGGDMYGVGDLLRSISAPTEADKPMIIELAVAAMEELVKMAQMGEPLWMTNHDGTSTLHEDEYIRTFPRGIGPRPTGFKCEASRETAVVIMNHINLVELVMDVDQWSTVFSGIVSRAMTLEVLSTGVAGNYNGALQVMTAEFQVLSPLVPTRESYYVRYCKQLSDGTWAVVDVSLDTLRPSPAVRCRRRPSGCLIQEMPNGYSKVTWVEHVEVDDRGVHNLYHQLVSSGHAFGAKRWVATLDRQCERLASAMASNIPSGDVGVITNQEGRKSMLKLAERMVISFCAGVSASTAHTWTTLSGTGADDVRVMTRKSIDDPGRPPGIVLSAATSFWLPVSPKRVFDFLRDENSRNEWDILSNGGVVQEMAHIANGRDTGNCVSLLRVNSANSSQSNMLILQESCTDRTASFVIYAPVDIVAMNLVLNGGDPDYVALLPSGFAILPDGTSDLGGGAIGEADSGGSLLTVAFQILVDSVPTAKLSLGSVATVNNLIACTVERIKASLSAENA, encoded by the exons ATGCCGGGCGGGATTATGATTCCAGCGAGAAACATACGACCGATGATTGGAATTAACGGGACTGTCGGTGGATTTGGATCGTCCTCAGGGCTTACCCTTGGTCAG CCTAACATGATGGAAGGTCATCAGCTTCACCATATGCTAGACATGACTCAGAACACATCTGAAAGTGATATTGCCCGCATTCGAGATGACGACTTCGACAGTGCTACTAAATCCGGCAGCGACAACCATGAAGGTGCCTCCGGTGACGACCAAGACCAACGACCAAAAAAGAAGCGCTACCATCGCCACACTCAGCACCAGATCCAGGAAATGGAAGC ttttttcaagGAGTGTCCACACCCAGATGACAAGCAAAGGAAAGAACTGGGCCGTGAATTAGGGTTAGAGCCGTTGCAAGTCAAATTTTGGTTCCAAAACAAGCGAACTCAAATGAAG ACCCAGCATGAGCGCCATGAGAACACAGCACTTAGGACTGAGAATGAAAAGCTTCGGGCTGATAGCATGAGGTACAGAGACGCTCTCAGCAATTCCTCATGTCCCAATTGTGGTGGCCCAACTGCAATAGGAGAAATGTCCTTCGATGAGCATCATTTGAGACTCGAAAATGCCCGATTAAGGGAAGAG ATTGATAGGATTTCAGCTATCGCAGCAAAGTATGTTGGCAAGCCAGTTGTGAGCTACCCTCTTCTTTCTCCTCCGGTTCCTCCTCCCCGGCCACTAGAGCTAGGAGTAGGGAATTTTGGAGGGCAGCCCGGCATTGGAGGAGATATGTATGGTGTCGGAGACCTTCTTAGGTCAATCAGTGCACCGACTGAAGCAGATAAACCTATGATAATTGAGCTTGCGGTTGCAGCTATGGAGGAACTAGTCAAAATGGCACAAATGGGAGAACCCTTATGGATGACAAACCATGATGGTACTTCTACTCTACATGAAGACGAATATATTAGAACATTTCCTCGGGGGATTGGACCCAGACCTACGGGCTTCAAATGCGAAGCTTCACGAGAAACTGCAGTTGTTATCATGAACCACATCAACCTTGTTGAGCTTGTAATGGATGTG GATCAGTGGTCTACAGTGTTTTCTGGGATTGTCTCAAGAGCTATGACACTGGAAGTACTATCAACTGGTGTGGCAGGGAATTACAATGGAGCCCTGCAAGTG ATGACAGCAGAATTCCAAGTTCTTTCACCCTTAGTTCCAACTCGTGAGAGTTATTACGTAAGGTACTGTAAGCAGCTTTCCGATGGGACCTGGGCAGTGGTTGATGTTTCCTTGGACACTTTGCGCCCTAGTCCTGCAGTCAGGTGTCGAAGAAGACCTTCCGGCTGTTTAATTCAGGAAATGCCTAATGGATACTCAAAG gtaACATGGGTTGAGCATGTAGAAGTTGATGATAGAGGTGTTCACAATCTATATCATCAGCTTGTTAGCTCAGGTCATGCATTTGGTGCAAAACGTTGGGTGGCTACCCTAGATCGGCAATGTGAAAGGCTTGCAAGCGCTATGGCCTCAAACATTCCTTCTGGTGATGTTGGTG TCATAACAAATCAAGAAGGAAGAAAGAGTATGTTGAAACTGGCTGAGAGAATGGTGATAAGCTTTTGTGCCGGAGTAAGTGCCTCTACTGCACACACATGGACGACGCTGTCTGGAACAGGGGCAGATGATGTAAGGGTGATGACCCGAAAGAGCATAGATGATCCAGGCAGACCTCCTGGCATTGTTCTTAGTGCCGCTACTTCCTTCTGGCTTCCAGTTTCTCCAAAGAGAGTTTTTGATTTTCTGCGTGATGAGAACTCTCGAAACGAG TGGGATATTCTTTCGAATGGTGGAGTTGTTCAAGAAATGGCACATATTGCAAATGGGCGGGACACAGGCAACTGCGTGTCTCTACTTCGAGTAAAT AGTGCCAATTCAAGCCAGAGCAACATGTTGATATTACAAGAGAGTTGCACTGATCGAACAGCCTCTTTCGTGATATATGCTCCTGTTGACATTGTTGCAATGAATCTCGTACTAAATGGTGGGGACCCAGACTATGTCGCCCTTCTGCCCTCAGGATTTGCCATTCTCCCTGATGGAACCTCAGACCTTGGAGGAGGCGCCATTGGGGAAGCTGACTCTGGCGGATCTCTCCTTACTGTTGCTTTTCAGATCTTGGTTGATTCTGTTCCCACCGCAAAACTTTCTCTTGG
- the LOC122303820 gene encoding homeobox-leucine zipper protein HDG2-like isoform X2 yields the protein MFQPNMMEGHQLHHMLDMTQNTSESDIARIRDDDFDSATKSGSDNHEGASGDDQDQRPKKKRYHRHTQHQIQEMEAFFKECPHPDDKQRKELGRELGLEPLQVKFWFQNKRTQMKTQHERHENTALRTENEKLRADSMRYRDALSNSSCPNCGGPTAIGEMSFDEHHLRLENARLREEIDRISAIAAKYVGKPVVSYPLLSPPVPPPRPLELGVGNFGGQPGIGGDMYGVGDLLRSISAPTEADKPMIIELAVAAMEELVKMAQMGEPLWMTNHDGTSTLHEDEYIRTFPRGIGPRPTGFKCEASRETAVVIMNHINLVELVMDVDQWSTVFSGIVSRAMTLEVLSTGVAGNYNGALQVMTAEFQVLSPLVPTRESYYVRYCKQLSDGTWAVVDVSLDTLRPSPAVRCRRRPSGCLIQEMPNGYSKVTWVEHVEVDDRGVHNLYHQLVSSGHAFGAKRWVATLDRQCERLASAMASNIPSGDVGVITNQEGRKSMLKLAERMVISFCAGVSASTAHTWTTLSGTGADDVRVMTRKSIDDPGRPPGIVLSAATSFWLPVSPKRVFDFLRDENSRNEWDILSNGGVVQEMAHIANGRDTGNCVSLLRVNSANSSQSNMLILQESCTDRTASFVIYAPVDIVAMNLVLNGGDPDYVALLPSGFAILPDGTSDLGGGAIGEADSGGSLLTVAFQILVDSVPTAKLSLGSVATVNNLIACTVERIKASLSAENA from the exons ATGTTCCAGCCTAACATGATGGAAGGTCATCAGCTTCACCATATGCTAGACATGACTCAGAACACATCTGAAAGTGATATTGCCCGCATTCGAGATGACGACTTCGACAGTGCTACTAAATCCGGCAGCGACAACCATGAAGGTGCCTCCGGTGACGACCAAGACCAACGACCAAAAAAGAAGCGCTACCATCGCCACACTCAGCACCAGATCCAGGAAATGGAAGC ttttttcaagGAGTGTCCACACCCAGATGACAAGCAAAGGAAAGAACTGGGCCGTGAATTAGGGTTAGAGCCGTTGCAAGTCAAATTTTGGTTCCAAAACAAGCGAACTCAAATGAAG ACCCAGCATGAGCGCCATGAGAACACAGCACTTAGGACTGAGAATGAAAAGCTTCGGGCTGATAGCATGAGGTACAGAGACGCTCTCAGCAATTCCTCATGTCCCAATTGTGGTGGCCCAACTGCAATAGGAGAAATGTCCTTCGATGAGCATCATTTGAGACTCGAAAATGCCCGATTAAGGGAAGAG ATTGATAGGATTTCAGCTATCGCAGCAAAGTATGTTGGCAAGCCAGTTGTGAGCTACCCTCTTCTTTCTCCTCCGGTTCCTCCTCCCCGGCCACTAGAGCTAGGAGTAGGGAATTTTGGAGGGCAGCCCGGCATTGGAGGAGATATGTATGGTGTCGGAGACCTTCTTAGGTCAATCAGTGCACCGACTGAAGCAGATAAACCTATGATAATTGAGCTTGCGGTTGCAGCTATGGAGGAACTAGTCAAAATGGCACAAATGGGAGAACCCTTATGGATGACAAACCATGATGGTACTTCTACTCTACATGAAGACGAATATATTAGAACATTTCCTCGGGGGATTGGACCCAGACCTACGGGCTTCAAATGCGAAGCTTCACGAGAAACTGCAGTTGTTATCATGAACCACATCAACCTTGTTGAGCTTGTAATGGATGTG GATCAGTGGTCTACAGTGTTTTCTGGGATTGTCTCAAGAGCTATGACACTGGAAGTACTATCAACTGGTGTGGCAGGGAATTACAATGGAGCCCTGCAAGTG ATGACAGCAGAATTCCAAGTTCTTTCACCCTTAGTTCCAACTCGTGAGAGTTATTACGTAAGGTACTGTAAGCAGCTTTCCGATGGGACCTGGGCAGTGGTTGATGTTTCCTTGGACACTTTGCGCCCTAGTCCTGCAGTCAGGTGTCGAAGAAGACCTTCCGGCTGTTTAATTCAGGAAATGCCTAATGGATACTCAAAG gtaACATGGGTTGAGCATGTAGAAGTTGATGATAGAGGTGTTCACAATCTATATCATCAGCTTGTTAGCTCAGGTCATGCATTTGGTGCAAAACGTTGGGTGGCTACCCTAGATCGGCAATGTGAAAGGCTTGCAAGCGCTATGGCCTCAAACATTCCTTCTGGTGATGTTGGTG TCATAACAAATCAAGAAGGAAGAAAGAGTATGTTGAAACTGGCTGAGAGAATGGTGATAAGCTTTTGTGCCGGAGTAAGTGCCTCTACTGCACACACATGGACGACGCTGTCTGGAACAGGGGCAGATGATGTAAGGGTGATGACCCGAAAGAGCATAGATGATCCAGGCAGACCTCCTGGCATTGTTCTTAGTGCCGCTACTTCCTTCTGGCTTCCAGTTTCTCCAAAGAGAGTTTTTGATTTTCTGCGTGATGAGAACTCTCGAAACGAG TGGGATATTCTTTCGAATGGTGGAGTTGTTCAAGAAATGGCACATATTGCAAATGGGCGGGACACAGGCAACTGCGTGTCTCTACTTCGAGTAAAT AGTGCCAATTCAAGCCAGAGCAACATGTTGATATTACAAGAGAGTTGCACTGATCGAACAGCCTCTTTCGTGATATATGCTCCTGTTGACATTGTTGCAATGAATCTCGTACTAAATGGTGGGGACCCAGACTATGTCGCCCTTCTGCCCTCAGGATTTGCCATTCTCCCTGATGGAACCTCAGACCTTGGAGGAGGCGCCATTGGGGAAGCTGACTCTGGCGGATCTCTCCTTACTGTTGCTTTTCAGATCTTGGTTGATTCTGTTCCCACCGCAAAACTTTCTCTTGG